The following is a genomic window from Pecten maximus chromosome 19, xPecMax1.1, whole genome shotgun sequence.
aaaaaagagtaaaaaGTCAGCTTTAATTGACTgatatttaaggtcacaggaatcaaatttgttaaaacacttGTACAACTATAATTTCTTCTGATTAGCTATAAGGTCTGGTAGGTTCCCGGGGACtcgcaatctaattaaaaactagatggtcattctcactacgttacattcATGAACATCCAACAACATCCTAATTCTTTTTGTTAACTGAGAGAAAGAGTGAATACCAGGTGAGAGatgcaggcccattgggcctcttgtatagaaacacaaatgagGAAGGTTGATGAAGCTAAGTCTGGCCTTGAACTATTATAATAATCTTTGTTACATATGTCATGAAATTACCAGGTGCAAAATTTTAATCCTGATAATTCATGCAGAGATATAATTGACAAAATTTCTGATTTTCTTGAAGTTTTTAATAGGTAATTCCATGAATTCTCATCAGTTTTATTAATCATAGTCGTAGGATTAGCGTCTGTGTTTACACAAACTGTTCACTGTGCATGCTATGATAATAGATATTATGCTAACTAAACTTTGACAATTGGCCCTGCAGTTTCTGTTATCACACTAGAATGTGACTGATAAATACCATATTTAACcaaatattttatctatatatagatacctCCATAGTTTTCTTGATAAAatccattttgaaattttcaggAATGATTTTACTGGTCCTGAAAATTTCAGGATATACAATTACAATTTGTACTAATTTTACTCATTTATGAAACTGCCAACTGACACAAATACGGTATAtgaattttaaagataaaattatttgattggGGTTACTGATGTACAGGAGTGCATCAACTTAATGATAGACAGTGTTTATATACTATAGGTCACATGGGTGTATTATATCATTGAGCAGACTCCTTCAGACAGGTCATAGCCTGGTTAGCTTCgcaattgaaatatttcttgtaCGATATATATTTAAAGACTAAAGAATTGATATTCAGCTCTAAAATTCTATATAATGGATTCAAAATTATCGTATGAATGGTTAGAAATACCAAATGTTAATTATTCAGACACATTGGTCTCAAAAATAATGTGAGAACAAATTACTTCAATGTTATCAAGCTGATATTAATAAAGATGAGATTGTGAACAGTTCAGTCCTGCACACAGGGTCAGTGGTTCAACTTAGTGGTAATAGTGATTGTCTGGCTGATGGGGAAGATTCATACACCTTTACTCTCTAACAAATCTCTACTAAACAGAATTTTGTTCCCATGGGTTTGCTTGGAAGATTTTTACGGAGTCTGTTTGTATACCAGTGGTTCAAATGTCAGCTTCAAACATACCAAAAGGGCTTACGACTTGAATTGTCACATGGAAAAAGgtacaaatatgtttatatgtgtgaAAGGAGCAGgttggtgtggcttgtacacagtgttaaatacagtctgtGTGATTTCTGGAGGAATAGGCTACAAGCTTAAGTAGATCGAGCCATGGATTATCATGCTGGAGACCTGGGTTCAGTTCCTGTCAGGCCACTCATGATCAGCAGGAATGTGTTTTTGCCCATTCGTTCACATACTTATACATCGAGTATACTGTTGTGGTTCTTGTCATAATACAATCATTTTTTTCCTAAATTGATCATAAGTGTTTTGTAATCAGAAATTATCTATTTGATAAAAGCTTGTATCAACACTGCTTAATAATATCATGGCTTGTATGCCTAACCTATTGGACACATTGATATTATACTTTGTTTACAGATTCCATACCGGTGATATTTACAGATTGCATACCAATGTAACCTATAGATTCAATATTCCGGCAGAATTTACAGATTCCATGCCGATGGAATATACAGATTCAATATACCGGTGGAATTTAGATTCCATATACCAGTAGTGGAAATTACAGCTGATTCCACATTTGTGGAATTTACACATTCCATACCGGTGGAATATACAGATTCAATATACCGGTGGAAATTAGATTCCGTACCAGTAGTGGAAATTACAGCTGATTCCACATTGGTGGAATTTACACATTCCATACCGGTGGaatttacagattttatacTGGTGGAATTTACAGATTCCATATCAATGGAATATACAGATTCAATATATCAGTGGAATTTAGATTCCATAGCAGTAGTGGAAATTACAGCTGATTCCATACCGGTAGAATTTGTAGATTCCATGCATATACCAGTGGAAATTACAGCTGATTCAACGTTAACACTGGTGGAATTTACAGATTTGATACTGGTGGAATTTACAGATTATATACCGGTGAAATTTACAGATTCCATACCGGTGGAATTTACAGATTCCATACCGGTGGaatttacagattttatacCGGTGGAATTTACAGATTCCATACCGGTGGAATTTACAGATTCCATACCGGTGGAATTTACAGATTCCATACCGGTGGaatttacagattttatacCGGTGGaatttacagattttatacTGGTGGAATTTACAGATTATATACCGGTGGAATTTACAGATTATATACCGGTGGaatttacagattttatacCGGTGGAATTTACAGATTCTATACCCGTGGaatttacagattttatacTGGTTGAATTTACAGATTCTATACCGGTGGAATTTACAGATTTTATGCTGGTTGAATTTACAGATTCCATTCCGGTGGaatttacagattttatacCGGTGGaatttacagattttatacCGGTGGaatttacagatttatactGGTGGaatttacagattttatacTGGTGGAATTTACAGATTATATACCGGTGGAATTTACAGATTATATACCGGTCGAATTTACAGATTCCATACCGGTGGaatttacagattttatacCGGTGGaatttacagattttatacTGGTGGaatttacagattttatacTGGTGGAATTTACAGATTTCATACAAGACGGTTACAGGTGGAATCTGTATGTAATGTAATGTGGACCATATTAAATTACATACAGATTCCACCTGTAACCACTGGTAACATACATGTCTGGTCTGATGAGTGGTACATACAGTGGTAAGTGGTAACGGTTACAGGTGGAATCTGTATGTAATGTAATGTGGACCACATTAGATTACATACAGATTCCACCTGTAACCACTGGTAACATACATGTCTGGTCTGATGAGTGGTACATACAGTGGTAATTAATGCCGTCACTGCCTCACAAAGACACCCTTTCACTTGATCATGAGCTATGAGGTTTGATATCCTGAACAGGCATACTTAGATGTGGAGGTCACTTGCTGAGGCATAATTAGATGTGGAGAGCACTTGCTGAGGCATATTTAGATGTGGAGGGCACTTACTGAGGCATAATTAGATGTGGGGGGCACTTAGCTTGCTAAGGCATACTTAGATGTACTGGAGGGCACTTGCTAAGGCATAATTCAAATAGATGTGGAGGTCACTTGCCGAACTACTGATTGTTGCTTTGAGTATACAGGTTTCCTCCCTCAGTAAGGCCCCTGGCATGATTCATACGTGtcaacaagagtgattgataTAAATCAGTGTAGCTTGTTttgcaattattgtaaaataaataatttatagtTTACAGTTTTTCACCATTCTGACATTGTACCTATTATGTTTCAGAGAGGGCCCAAGCATGCAGTACCGGGACGCTTACGCATTCTTTGTTTTCCTTGTCTTCATTATGATCATCTTCAACTACAAGGACTACACAGAGCGTCTAAAAACCACATCCAAGCCCTTTACACCAGctaagttatctcccttattaTCAAACATCACGCTGATTCAGAGACTTAACAGGTCTCTGACATTGGTACAGAGTGATCGGGTCGCGGAGTGCATCACATCCTATCGGAATGCCAAGAGTTCCACCCCAAACGAAGTGATGGACTCTGAAGCATATCTAAATGCACATTCCTACCTGAATTCCAACAGTCTCATCATCGACCTCGGAGGCAAGTCTGCAGAGGAACTGATCAAGCGATACAAGCCACGTCTCACCGTCATTTTGGAGCCAGTTCCGTACTTCTATCAGGAGCTTGTCAAAAAATTCACTGGCATTCCTAACGTCgtgatttttaattttggacTTGCTTCGAAAAATGATGTATACAGAGCCAAGATGGACAACCATCCGGATATGTCTACGGATGCAAACAGAAATGTAATTGTAAAAGTTGTCAATGCGAGGGATTTCTTTGTAGAGATGGGTGTAGGATTTTTCGATGTTGATTTGTTGAATATGGACTGTGGGGGCTGTGAATATGATGTTTTGGATGTAATTCTCTCATCAACACTCATCAAGCACTTCAGAAACATTGAATTTCAACCACATCCAAAAAAGAGTATATATGACTCTGTTCGAAGATATTGTCAATATGAAGAATTGCTTAAAGACACACACCAGAACGTCTTTAATCAGAAACTTGTGAAGGAGAGTTGGTCTCGTTTGGAACTTCAAAAATAGTGAATATTTTCGGTAGCCAGTCTGGTTAATACCATCAAAACGTGCTTAAAATATTCCATTTAAAAACGTTACTTTTtactgtatttaaaaaaaaattataaaatctgATTTTAGAAGGAATTTCTTCATATACAATCCTACTCAActggtacatatatgtataaccacTGTACGTGTGATAGATGGATTTGTACATCATGTTTAAGGTtgaatgtttacatatttaaaatattatttatatatgtcatCTTATAGTTGAATTTAGTTCCAtgaagatttatatatatatatatatatatatatatacatgtagcccATGTTTCATCAATGATAATTCCATGGGGAAGTTCTTTAGCCTAAAATTTTCCACAGGAAAGCATTaaagaatttaaagaaaatccCTGAACTAATATATTTTCTAACTGTATTTTTTATCCTCGAACAAGTCCCTCTCTGGCCCCTAGTGTAAAATTTTAGTATTAAACTTTCGGGAGGGATTTATTTTGTGAACCTTTTTAAGCTATTACCTAtatgaaaaaatcaaaaaaatcaaaaaatgcaaaatttagACTTTAATCTCCTAATAACGTACATTTGGTGGAACCAgacaatatttttctttccaTCCgtcttgtacatatgtatacactgtatatatttatgtaatgtttAAGATTATCAGCACCCTAGCAGCTTCATttcttgagggattttgatcaacaCTTATACACAATTATAAGGGTCTATAATAGTATCTCAGAAAAATTTGAGTTTCAGGGGTTTTGGGTCAAGGTTAACGTTACTGGTACTATATTAACAGGGGccagtatagtatagtatagggGACTAAGTATAGGGGACGTGTTTCTTAAACAATGCCCAGTTTGCTTGTTAATACTGTTATAGTTTAACCCAATAATGCTTTTTATTCCTTATggaaaatgttatataatggactTTTTTTCAGTTAACAAATCCTGATGAAACTTGGGTCAGCGTGTatatattaccaggtatatatattacctgtacatatacttgaaaaatgaaatgtttttgtgATAAAATATACTTATtcttgtacagtatatatgtatatacaaaggAAGACTCCTATAATTACTCCATAGTCAGGGAACCACAAAAATGGCTAAAGTGCTGTGAAGTAGAGTTTACACCCTGTCTtctgataaatattttaaaaaaatcatgacTTATTGATTTCAACTAATTGATcatgaatatatacattgtatacatatatatatatctgataataGTTCAAAGTTCATATATATGATTCAAGTATGTATAATTcattacaaaacacaaaacaaaaagttGATGGCTGGTGTAGCCAGTCTAGTAAAATAAGGGAGCTTCTTAAAtcttcattttattattttttttatatgtacataattatatgtgtGTGACAGCTGTTTATCTTCATTGTTCTATCTTATATTATTTAACACATGTATagttttaatataaaatgtttttcacTCTTTCTGATTGGCAAAGATAGCATCACATGATTAATATATTCCTGATAAAAAGTTATATTGACTTACaagtgtttctaaaaatagatcaATTGTTAATTACTTCCCCTTAgtataatattgaatattgactAGCTTCTTTTATATTTAGTGTTAATATATTTTCACGCTGTTGAAACATGACAAACATTCGccacaaatatttaaatatatgtcaatatggTTATACCAACATGGTAGAATCTTAAAATATTGAGCCTGGGCTTCATATGTAGAATCTTAAATATTACACCAGATGTACCTCAGGTTTCGCCCTGGGTTAATATTTGATTCTGCTTTAGGTCAGTATATCACCATATTGACCTCATCTAAGGTCCATAATtgatcaatatacatgtatataccaagGTTGTAGGTTTCATATCATATACAAACTTAATGTTTTATCAAGCATACAGTTATACATGAATATAGACATAAGTTTAGATAGGTAAGTCTACATGTACACTTACACAGTAGCTCCACTGATATATATGGTGCTGCATGGTCACACCGTTAAAGATCACTATGGTACGTGGTCAGTGACCATTGGAGACTACATGTTACATAATAAGTCATCATATTTTggttaaacatatatacagttcTAGAGTTGTACATGTCAAGGTTTTCTCTAAATCAGCTGATCACCGTTTAAATTGTAAAAAGATTAAAGATGTTTCCAGTAATtaggaaagaaaatatttttagaaCTTACCAGAACTAcaggaaaaaataattttcatgtgTTTGGTGAgtattcaaatattttacattttagatGTATAAGTATAcgtatttgtttttaatatcaaGTTTTTGTTGATGGAGAGTGTTGTTTTTAGGATCATCGGTACATAACTATTTGATTAATCATATAAAGCACTTATAATTAATCTCCACTATTAAGCTATAAAGCCCTTTTTTCATTTCCCACTTTTTTAGTATTGATTGATATTAGTGTTGTTGTTATTACAGTTTATATGTAGgaaatacaaaaccaaacataCTAAACTAATTAACTTTGTATAAATGGACCTATCACAGGtggtcatacaatgtatactgatGGTCTCCACCCAGTCACAATCAAGATGTTGAATTAGTTCAGATCTGTCAATCAATAATGAAAGGAAAGATTAAAGACTTTTCTACAAGCACTCCGGTCtcagagggggggggggggggggggtggtgaTGATTTCCTTGATAGAAATTAGAAATGCATCATGATCACTAGGCCATCAAGATTAATTAGTATAAGTTgatttatatgtacagtatttggTTTATTAATATCCTATTAATAACAGCCAGAGTCACTATGTACAGCAGTCAAATATGCTATAGTGacaacctgtgtataaagacctCTTCCAATGATCCCTTTGCAAAGTATAtctaacctgtctataaccctgtctataacgacTGACTTTGAATTTTTCCCTTGAGAGTCTTtttagacaggtttgactggcctgctttaaaaaaaattgttgtaacttgtaaaaaagaaaaatcttaGTTTTATAACAAAATGGATAAACATATAACTTCACATTATTGAAAGAGCACAGAATATAGTTATTATGATCAGTCACAATAAAATGCCTTCAGAAACTTAAT
Proteins encoded in this region:
- the LOC117317296 gene encoding uncharacterized protein LOC117317296 isoform X1 — translated: MGLLGRFLRSLFVYQWFKCQLQTYQKGLRLELSHGKREGPSMQYRDAYAFFVFLVFIMIIFNYKDYTERLKTTSKPFTPAKLSPLLSNITLIQRLNRSLTLVQSDRVAECITSYRNAKSSTPNEVMDSEAYLNAHSYLNSNSLIIDLGGKSAEELIKRYKPRLTVILEPVPYFYQELVKKFTGIPNVVIFNFGLASKNDVYRAKMDNHPDMSTDANRNVIVKVVNARDFFVEMGVGFFDVDLLNMDCGGCEYDVLDVILSSTLIKHFRNIEFQPHPKKSIYDSVRRYCQYEELLKDTHQNVFNQKLVKESWSRLELQK
- the LOC117317296 gene encoding uncharacterized protein LOC117317296 isoform X2, with the translated sequence MQYRDAYAFFVFLVFIMIIFNYKDYTERLKTTSKPFTPAKLSPLLSNITLIQRLNRSLTLVQSDRVAECITSYRNAKSSTPNEVMDSEAYLNAHSYLNSNSLIIDLGGKSAEELIKRYKPRLTVILEPVPYFYQELVKKFTGIPNVVIFNFGLASKNDVYRAKMDNHPDMSTDANRNVIVKVVNARDFFVEMGVGFFDVDLLNMDCGGCEYDVLDVILSSTLIKHFRNIEFQPHPKKSIYDSVRRYCQYEELLKDTHQNVFNQKLVKESWSRLELQK